Sequence from the Leisingera methylohalidivorans DSM 14336 genome:
TTTGCACCGGAGCCCTGCATGAACAGCCCCGCCCCGTTCGATGCCCATAAACCCGCTGAAATCGCGGCGCTTGTGGAATCCGCCGGAGCTGCCAAGGCAAGGCTGGCGGCACCGCAGATGTTCATTCTTGCCATGCTGGCGGGCGCGTTCATCGGTTTCGGAGCCGCGGCCTATACGATGGCGGTGACCGGTTCCGACAGCTCTGCAGGTCCGATCAGGGTGCTGGGCGGCGCTGTGTTTTCCCTTGGTCTCATCCTGGTGATCGCGGGCGGAGCTGAGTTGTTCACCGGAAACGTCCTGATGGTGATTGCCGCAGTGGACCGTAAAATACCGCTGCGCCTTCTGTTCCGCAGCTGGGGCATTGTCTACGCTGGCAATCTGGCAGGTGCGGCGGGTCTGGCAACCGCTTTTGCTCTCACGGGCCTCTTGGACGGGCCGATGGGCGGAACAGCCGCCGGGATCGCCCGGACCAAAGCCGAACTGGATCCGCTGGAGGCCTTTGTCCGCGGCGCCTTATGCAACGGGCTGGTCTGTCTTGCCGTCTGGCTGTCCTTCGCAGCACGCAGTGCGGCAGGTAAAATTCTGGCCGTCCTCTGGCCGGTTACTGCCTTCGTGCTGCTCGGTCTCGAGCATTCCATCGCCAATATGTACTTCTTTCCCCAAGGCTGGGCAGCCGGAGCCGCAGTTCCCCTGTCCGCAGCAGCAGCCAATCTGCTGTGGGTGACCCTGGGCAACATCGCAGGCGGGGCTGGCGGGGTCGCCTTGGCCTATTGGTTTGCCTTTCTCGGCGGCAAACCACAGCCGGATAGGGCTGCCGGTCAATTGCCTGCGCCAGAG
This genomic interval carries:
- a CDS encoding formate/nitrite transporter family protein; this encodes MNSPAPFDAHKPAEIAALVESAGAAKARLAAPQMFILAMLAGAFIGFGAAAYTMAVTGSDSSAGPIRVLGGAVFSLGLILVIAGGAELFTGNVLMVIAAVDRKIPLRLLFRSWGIVYAGNLAGAAGLATAFALTGLLDGPMGGTAAGIARTKAELDPLEAFVRGALCNGLVCLAVWLSFAARSAAGKILAVLWPVTAFVLLGLEHSIANMYFFPQGWAAGAAVPLSAAAANLLWVTLGNIAGGAGGVALAYWFAFLGGKPQPDRAAGQLPAPELSTRNQPSTTGEKP